A section of the Humulus lupulus chromosome 2, drHumLupu1.1, whole genome shotgun sequence genome encodes:
- the LOC133814643 gene encoding polygalacturonase-like produces MCLKRNKNAIISLLVFLTISVTVNCLTFDVTKYDGRPNSDITQAITNAWKDACAAPTSAKLVIPKGIYKSRKGFFFGPCKSPIEFQLEGTLQAPSTANGFLKGDGWVTFERINKLSVYGGGTFDGQGKDSWGKHCNRTNYCSKLPINIRLNYVTNSVIKSVTSLDSKQFHYTVLGGENLSFKNLKILAPADSWTTDGIHIGRSNNITITESIIQTGDDCISIGDGTKKLTITKVTCGPGHGISIGSLGRYKNELPVQGISVRNCTFKGTSNGVRIKTWQGSPEGVATDMHFENLIMYNVENPIVIDQEYCPCVTGLIFSLTNFPRDGLDSSI; encoded by the exons atgtgtCTCAAACGAAACAAAAATGCAATCATCTCTTTACTAGTATTTTTGACAATTTCAGTCACTGTCAATTGTCTCACCTTTGATGTGACCAAATATGATGGAAGGCCCAATTCTGATATCACTCAG GCTATAACCAATGCTTGGAAAGACGCTTGTGCGGCACCAACTTCAGCTAAGCTCGTGATTCCGAAAGGGATATACAAATCAAGGAAAGGATTTTTCTTTGGACCATGCAAATCACCTATAGAGTTTCAGCTTGAAGGCACATTGCAGGCCCCGTCGACAGCCAACGGCTTCCTAAAGGGCGACGGATGGGTTACTTTTGAGCGTATCAACAAGCTATCCGTGTACGGTGGTGGAACTTTCGACGGTCAAGGAAAAGATAGTTGGGGAAAGCATTGCAACAGGACTAATTATTGCAGTAAACTCCCCATT AATATTAGGTTGAACTATGTGACCAATTCTGTGATCAAGAGTGTAACATCCCTAGACAGCAAACAATTTCACTATACAGTTTTGGGAGGAGAGAACCTGTCCTTCAAAAATCTCAAAATATTAGCACCTGCCGACAGCTGGACGACTGATGGAATCCACATTGGGCGTTCGAACAACATCACCATCACGGAGTCGATAATTCAAACTGGGGATGACTGCATCTCAATCGGGGATGGTACCAAGAAGTTGACCATAACGAAAGTTACATGCGGACCGGGCCACGGAATCAGTATTGGGAGTCTTGGAAGGTACAAAAATGAACTCCCTGTGCAAGGTATCAGTGTCAGGAACTGCACATTCAAGGGCACCTCAAACGGAGTTAGGATCAAGACATGGCAAGGTTCTCCCGAGGGCGTTGCAACAGACATGCACTTTGAGAACCTCATCATGTACAATGTTGAAAACCCGATCGTCATCGACCAAGAGTATTGCCCATGTGTCACAGGGTTAATTTTCTCACTCACAAATTTTCCCCGCGATGGCCTAGATTCCTCAATCTAG
- the LOC133814644 gene encoding uncharacterized protein LOC133814644, producing the protein MEFGLIMDHHEEHSEEELKDNADEGINLEEAGNEDLTTKKKKSRQTKGIVRLEKIIADKIKEIKINLRFNKRGQSIGTPERALQCYLGMQAKSMVSITYDNWHDVPAATLENIWKDLAFHLNEGMRKEVMSSVGIKWRAFKTFLTRRFVAPYLNNQDLLEANPTALDVPPKRYNIPEEEWKNFVTKRKSKEFQEFSKKQKERRAALEYPHRSSRHSYKEIEIDLQTKLGTDEPIDRSILWKEARKDASGNYVNERDKLIGDATDDLLDKRNEGTLVEVGTNDILTQVLGTNEHPGRVRGQSCGVTQRDYFLKPAGGFSGLQQYQFQFQQHQSQKYLDDFKKLEQSFEQRLRSQAEQFEVERKREREEREQERELFLTKFTELANKISSLKGSEVSLPTIVSRTSETPTPMEVVNESLVSSKDNQKSRLLTENGDTVAIGQIMATSGKIHCVDLRKGNYRVQVDECCNDELNLFFLLEMRFL; encoded by the exons ATGGAATTTGGATT GATCATGGACCATCATGAAGAGCATTCCGAAGAGGAACTTAAAGACAATGCAGACGAAGGTATCAATTTAGAAGAGGCTGGTAATGAAGATcttacaacaaagaagaagaaaagtagGCAGACTAAGGGGATAGTGCGATTGGAAAAAATAATTGCTGACAAGATCAAAGAGATTAAGATAAATTTAAGGTTTAACAAGAGAGGGCAATCAATTGGAACTCCGGAGAGAGCGTTACAATGCTATTTGGGGATGCAAGCAAAGTCAATGGTGTCAATTACATATGATAATTGGCATGATGTTCCTGCTGCAACTTTAGAGAATATTTGGAAAGAT CTAGCTTTTCATCTTAATGAGGGAATGAGAAAGGAAGTGATGAGTTCAGTAGGCATCAAGTGGAGGGCATTCAAAACATTTTTGACTAGAAGATTTGTAGCTCCTTACCTTAACAACCAAGATTTATTGGAAGCAAATCCCACTGCATTAGATGTGCCTCCAAAAAGATATAACATTCCTGAGGAGGAATGGAAAAACTTCGTCACcaaaagaaaaagtaaagaatTTCAA GAATttagtaaaaaacaaaaagagaggcGTGCTGCTTTGGAGTATCCTCATCGTTCATCACGACACAGTTataaagaaatagaaattgaccTT CAAACTAAACTAGGCACAGATGAGCCAATAGATCGATCTATACTTTGGAAGGAGGCAAGGAAAGATGCATCAGGAAATTATGTAAATGAACGTGACAAGCTTATAGGAGATGCCACT GATGACCTTCTAGATAAGAGAAATGAGGGGACACTTGTAGAAGTTGGGACAAACGATATATTGACACAAGTGTTAGGAACAAATGAGCATCCTGGTAGAGTAAGAGGCCAAAGTTGTGGAGTTACACAAAGAGACTACTTTTTGAAGCCAGCAGGAGGTTTTAGTGGACTTCAACAATATCAatttcaatttcagcaacaccAATCACAAAAATACTTAGATGACTTTAAAAAGTTAGAACAATCCTTTGAGCAAAGACTACGTAGTCAAGCTGAACAATTTGAAGTAGAACGAAAACGAGAAAGAGAAGAACGAGAACAAGAACGAGAGTTATTTTTGACAAAGTTTACAGAATTAGCAAACAAAATTTCATCATTAAAAGGAAGTGAAGTGAGTTTGCCTACGATAGTTTCACGAACAAGTGAGACCCCTACGCCAATGGAGGTGGTAAATGAGTCTTTAGTTTCATCAAAG GATAATCAGAAGTCTAGATTATTGACAGAAAATGGTGATACTGTTGCTATTGGACAAATAATGGCAACAAGCGGAAAAATTCATTGTGTTGACTTAagaaagggtaactatcgtgtgcaAGTGGATGAATGCTGCAATGATGAGCTAAACTTATTTTTCCTATTGGAGATGCGATTTCTTTAG
- the LOC133814646 gene encoding uncharacterized protein LOC133814646: MVRDADEHFVDKPEEFLKFLEDAEKPIFSGAPLSKLVVLVKLYNLKAGSGWSDTSFTKLLTLLKEILPKDNELPSSLYEAKKTLCTLGMEYSKIHACPNDCILYRNQYESATECPVCKTSRWKKNKNNKECKKGIPAKVLWYLPPIPRFIRLFRNPEHAESLRWHEDGRIKDDKLRHPADSPAWKEVDELWPQIREDPRNLRLGLSADGINPFSNMSSSYSCWPMILCIYNLPPLLCMKRRFTMLTLLISGPKQPGNDIDIYLAPLIDDLKVLWNGIDCYDSFKKENFILRGVLLWTINDFPAYGNLSGCFVKGYKGCPICGEQTSATRLEHCRKMCYMGHRRFLPEKHYYRKQKLAFNGEQELREAPTPMTGEAI; the protein is encoded by the coding sequence ATGGTGAGAGATGCAGATGAACATTTTGTTGATAAGCCTGaagaatttttgaaatttttagaaGATGCGGAGAAACCAATATTCTCAGGGGCACCTTTGTCAAAATTGGTTGTTTTAGTAAAACTATACAACTTAAAAGCTGGTAGTGGTTGGAGTGACacaagtttcacaaagttattaactttattaaaagaaattttaccaAAAGACAATGAATTGCCTTCCTCGCTTTATGAAGCAAAAAAAACATTGTGCACATTAGGAATGGAGTATAGCAAGATTCACGCTTGTCCAAATGATTGCATTCTATATCGAAATCAATATGAGAGTGCAACTGAGTGCCCTGTATGTAAAACATCTAgatggaaaaaaaataagaacaacaaAGAATGTAAGAAAGGGATTCCAGCAAAAGTATTGTGGTATTTGCCGCCAATACCTAGGTTTATACGTTTGTTTCGAAATCCTGAACATGCCGAAAGTCTGCGATGGCATGAGGATGGAAGGATCAAAGATGACAAATTGCGCCATCCAGCTGATTCCCCAGCTTGGAAAGAGGTGGATGAACTATGGCCTCAAATAAGAGAAGATCCTAGAAACCTTCGACTTGGTCTTTCTGCTGATGGCATCAATCCATTCAGCAATATGAGCTCATCTTACAGTTGTTGGCCAATGATTCTATGTATTTACAATCTTCCTCCTTTGTTGTGTATGAAAAGAAGATTCACAATGTTAACTTTGTTGATATCAGGTCCCAAGCAACCCGGAAATGATATAGATATCTATTTAGCACCATTGATAGATGACTTGAAGGTGTTGTGGAACGGAATTGATTGTTATGAttcttttaaaaaagaaaattttatacTTAGAGGTGTACTCTTATGGACAATCAATGATTTTCCTGCTTATGGTAATTTATCAGGATGTtttgtgaaaggatataaaggATGTCCAATATGCGGTGAACAAACAAGCGCCACAAGATTAGAACATTGTAGGAagatgtgttatatgggtcatagaagGTTTCTACCAGAAAAGCATTATTACCGAAAGCAAAAATTAGCATTTAATGGTGAGCAAGAGTTGCGAGAAGCGCCTACACCAATGACTGGAGAAGCTATCTAA